From Sceloporus undulatus isolate JIND9_A2432 ecotype Alabama chromosome 6, SceUnd_v1.1, whole genome shotgun sequence, one genomic window encodes:
- the TINF2 gene encoding TERF1-interacting nuclear factor 2 isoform X5 yields MANVLMEEEEEEEEVLEDCEPCVAVRLVSAAAWHVLHKRQVYNYPRVLALLETIGEAAPDLVHFRHLAKIRLGLQAKVIMTMLQEEQPHGKIYDAIDTYFPENTPLSHPKATAEDLELVQAAQENFRDLVLGLLSDRRQQDKYVQEHLENDYGEVFSRVVEELFCDYLWQLESTLPEPNFQQLLEAACFRGPSQPPQPDSNILSSYFTAMGYQIIECPPHPSSSRQSIPLLHSDGKKEQPQAPESCKAQPSLGRSKTRQSCPPRAEEGDFHGHHSDSQETGS; encoded by the exons ATGGCGAATGTGttgatggaagaggaggaagaagaagaggaagtgctAGAGGACTGTGAACCCTGCGTCGCTGTGCGCTTGGTCTCGGCTGCCGCCTGGCATGTGCTCCACAAGCGCCAGGTCTACAATTACCCTCGGGTGCTGGCGCTGCTGGAAACCATTGGGGAAGCCGCCCCGGATTTGGTGCACTTCCGGCACCTGGCTAAGATCCGCCTGGGCCTGCAGGCGAAG GTGATCATGACCATGCTTCAGGAGGAGCAACCCCACGGGAAAATCTACGATGCTATAGACACCTACTTTCCAGAGAACACCCCTCTGTCCCATCCCAAAGCT ACTGCTGAAGACTTAGAGCTTGTGCAGGCAGCTCAGGAGAATTTCCGGGATCTGGTGTTGGGGTTGCTAAGCGACCGCAGGCAACAGGACAAGTATGTGCAG GAGCACCTAGAAAACGATTATGGGGAAGTCTTTTCACGTGTGGTGGAAGAGCTCTTCTGTGATTACCTGTGGCAGCTAGAAAGCACCTTGCCTGAGCCCAACTTCCAGCAG ctattgGAAGCCGCTTGTTTCCGAGGGCCCAGCCAGCCCCCTCAGCCAGATTCCAACATCCTCTCCAGCTACTTCACTGCCATGGGATACCAGATCATAG AATGTCCCCCACATCCATCATCTTCCAGACAGTCAATCCCTCTGCTCCACAGTGATGGTAAGAAGGAACAGCCTCAAGCGCCTGAGTCCTGTAAGGCCCAACCAAGCCTGGGCAGGTCCAAAACAAGGCAGAGTTGCCCCCCACGTGCTGAAGAAGG GGATTTCCATGGGCATCATTCGGACAGCCAAGAAACAG GTTCATGA
- the TGM1 gene encoding protein-glutamine gamma-glutamyltransferase K isoform X2, translated as MPVADPRGDVGRWANVSYRVRQPSQPEVTPRRKKRNWFHKCCSCCSGQADSGDWGPAPGEVPGARRTEPVIREGMLVVSGIDLMSSRSSSNRRAHHTNEYEYDNLIIRRGQPFDMKLQFRQPYDPEDHRVCLEFLIGPNPQVSKGTHILVPVGSSLPGLGWSAELRDTDTNTMSLRVSTSPNAVIGKYQFSVKTRSKAGEYQAPFDPRYEIYILFNPWCPEDPVYLEKSSLLEEYILNESGRIYYGTESQIGERTWNYAQFDHGVLDACLYMLDRRGMPHASRGDPIMVSRVVSAMVNSLDDNGVLVGNWTGDYSRGTNPSAWVGSRDILLKYHKTGYPVLYGQCWVFAGVVTTVLRCMGIATRTVTNYNSAHDTDVSLTMDIYFDENMKPLEHLNADSVWNFHVWNDCWMKRPDLPSGFDGWQVVDATPQESSSGIFCCGPCSVEAIKNGLVYMKYDASFCFAEVNSDKVYWQRQSDGTFKIVYVEEKAIGHLISTKAVGSHQRQDITDLYKHPEGSEEERKAVETAAKHGTKAHIYTNKEWGEDISVTVDTQEAYTGQDISLRVNLKNRSSMPRNVSLNLFVSVMYYTGVTGSRFKEEHRQVQVPAGGAQAVPMVVSYPEYKPHLVDQGAMKLSISGKVTETGQVIAKEHTFRLRTPDLTLTLLGPAIVGQETQVQIVFKNPLSVTLTNAIFHMEGSGLSTPNTMTVGNIGPHQTVTLRQNFTPLRAGQRQLVASLDSPQLSQVHGVLTLNVLQSPPPGPSASPAPNRSSPARRRGSPAPANNSPAPARASPATTRASPAPTRASPALTRASPARQPAVHSNPANSHGSPARQPDLRGSPSRQPDPRGAPNAHGSPAARRAGRTGRPV; from the exons AGGGCATGCTAGTTGTCAGTGGGATTGACTTGATGAGCAGCCGCTCCAGCAGCAACCGCCGTGCCCACCACACAAATGAGTATGAATACGACAACCTCATAATCCGTCGTGGGCAACCCTTTGACATGAAGCTGCAGTTCCGGCAGCCCTACGACCCTGAAGACCATCGTGTCTGCCTCGAATTCCTCATCG GTCCCAACCCACAAGTTTCCAAGGGCACCCACATTTTGGTCCCTGTGGGTAGCTCTCTGCCAGGCTTGGGCTGGTCAGCAGAGTTGagagacacagacacaaacaccATGTCCCTGCGGGTATCCACCTCACCCAACGCTGTGATTGGAAAATACCAGTTCAGCGTCAAGACACGAAGCAAAGCGGGCGAGTACCAGGCACCCTTTGACCCTCGCTATGAAATCTACATCCTCTTCAACCCCTGGTGCCCCG AGGATCCTGTTTACCTGGAAAAGAGCAGTTTGCTAGAGGAATACATACTGAATGAATCCGGACGAATCTACTATGGGacagaaagccagattggggaaCGAACGTGGAATTATGCTCAG TTTGACCATGGTGTATTAGATGCCTGCCTCTACATGCTGGACCGGCGTGGAATGCCTCACGCAAGTCGAGGAGACCCCATCATGGTCTCCCGTGTTGTCTCTGCCATG GTGAACTCTCTGGATGACAATGGGGTGCTGGTAGGGAACTGGACAGGCGACTATTCCCGTGGCACCAACCCTTCAGCGTGGGTGGGGAGCCGAGACATCCTCCTGAAGTATCACAAAACTGGCTACCCTGTTCTCTACGGACAGTGTTGGGTGTTTGCTGGAGTTGTGACCACAG TGCTGCGTTGCATGGGCATTGCTACACGGACAGTCACCAACTACAACTCGGCGCATGACACAGACGTCAGCCTCACTATGGACATATACTTTGATGAGAACATGAAGCCGCTGGAGCACCTCAATGCTGACTCTGTCTG GAATTTCCAtgtttggaatgactgctggatgAAGCGGCCTGATCTTCCTTCAGGATTTGATGGCTGGCAGGTGGTTGATGCCACTCCTCAAGAGTCTAGTAGTG GTATCTTCTGTTGTGGTCCCTGCTCTGTCGAGGCAATCAAGAACGGACTGGTCTACATGAAATATGATGCCTCCTTCTGCTTTGCTGAG GTGAACAGCGACAAGGTGTACTGGCAGCGCCAGTCTGATGGGACTTTCAAAATAGTCTATGTGGAGGAGAAAGCCATCGGCCACTTAATCAGCACCAAAGCTGTGGGCTCCCACCAGCGTCAGGACATCACTGACCTTTACAAACACCCTGAAG GGTCTGAAGAAGAGCGCAAAGCAGTGGAAACAGCTGCCAAACATGGCACCAAGGCCCACATCTACACCAACAAGGAATGGGGAGAGGATATCTCAGTGACCGTAGACACACAAGAGGCCTACACAGGCCAGGACATTTCCTTGCGGGTCAACCTGAAGAACCGAAGCTCCATGCCTCGCAACGTCTCCCTCAACCTCTTTGTGTCCGTCATGTACTACACGGGAGTAACAGGCAGCCGGTTCAAGGAAGAACACCGGCAAGTCCAGGTGCCGGCAGGCGGAG CCCAAGCTGTTCCGATGGTGGTCTCCTACCCAGAGTACAAGCCTCACCTGGTTGACCAGGGAGCTATGAAGCTGAGCATCTCTGGAAAAGTGACAGAGACTGGACAAGTCATCGCTAAAGAGCACACCTTCCGCCTCCGCACACCAGACCTCACTCTCACG CTTCTGGGCCCAGCTATCGTTGGACAGGAAACCCAAGTCCAGATCGTCTTCAAGAACCCGCTGTCTGTGACGCTGACCAACGCCATCTTCCACATGGAGGGATCAGGCCTCTCCACTCCCAACACGATGACAGTGGG GAATATTGGCCCTCACCAGACCGTGACGCTGCGACAGAACTTCACTCCTCTGCGTGCCGGACAGCGCCAACTGGTTGCCAGCTTGGACAGCCCACAACTCTCCCAGGTCCATGGGGTGCTGACACTCAACGTCCTGCAGTCTCCTCCTCCAGGTCCGTCAGCCTCCCCAGCACCTAATCGAAGTTCTCCTGCCCGACGCCGAGGTTCGCCTGCCCCTGCCAACAATTCACCTGCCCCTGCCAGGGCTTCGCCCGCCACTACAAGGGCTTCGCCTGCCCCGACCCGAGCATCTCCGGCCCTCACCCGGGCTTCTCCTGCCAGGCAGCCCGCTGTCCACAGCAACCCTGCCAACTCCCACGGTTCTCCTGCACGCCAGCCGGATCTCCGGGGTTCCCCCTCACGCCAGCCGGACCCCCGAGGAGCCCCCAATGCTCATGGGTCACCTGCCGCTCGGAGAGCGGGCCGGACAGGGCGACCAGTCTGA
- the TINF2 gene encoding TERF1-interacting nuclear factor 2 isoform X3, whose amino-acid sequence MANVLMEEEEEEEEVLEDCEPCVAVRLVSAAAWHVLHKRQVYNYPRVLALLETIGEAAPDLVHFRHLAKIRLGLQAKVIMTMLQEEQPHGKIYDAIDTYFPENTPLSHPKATAEDLELVQAAQENFRDLVLGLLSDRRQQDKYVQEHLENDYGEVFSRVVEELFCDYLWQLESTLPEPNFQQLLEAACFRGPSQPPQPDSNILSSYFTAMGYQIIECPPHPSSSRQSIPLLHSDGKKEQPQAPESCKAQPSLGRSKTRQSCPPRAEEGDFHGHHSDSQETDESGDMVLASSSEESSPLRKGRTSSHHSHTHAPVVL is encoded by the exons ATGGCGAATGTGttgatggaagaggaggaagaagaagaggaagtgctAGAGGACTGTGAACCCTGCGTCGCTGTGCGCTTGGTCTCGGCTGCCGCCTGGCATGTGCTCCACAAGCGCCAGGTCTACAATTACCCTCGGGTGCTGGCGCTGCTGGAAACCATTGGGGAAGCCGCCCCGGATTTGGTGCACTTCCGGCACCTGGCTAAGATCCGCCTGGGCCTGCAGGCGAAG GTGATCATGACCATGCTTCAGGAGGAGCAACCCCACGGGAAAATCTACGATGCTATAGACACCTACTTTCCAGAGAACACCCCTCTGTCCCATCCCAAAGCT ACTGCTGAAGACTTAGAGCTTGTGCAGGCAGCTCAGGAGAATTTCCGGGATCTGGTGTTGGGGTTGCTAAGCGACCGCAGGCAACAGGACAAGTATGTGCAG GAGCACCTAGAAAACGATTATGGGGAAGTCTTTTCACGTGTGGTGGAAGAGCTCTTCTGTGATTACCTGTGGCAGCTAGAAAGCACCTTGCCTGAGCCCAACTTCCAGCAG ctattgGAAGCCGCTTGTTTCCGAGGGCCCAGCCAGCCCCCTCAGCCAGATTCCAACATCCTCTCCAGCTACTTCACTGCCATGGGATACCAGATCATAG AATGTCCCCCACATCCATCATCTTCCAGACAGTCAATCCCTCTGCTCCACAGTGATGGTAAGAAGGAACAGCCTCAAGCGCCTGAGTCCTGTAAGGCCCAACCAAGCCTGGGCAGGTCCAAAACAAGGCAGAGTTGCCCCCCACGTGCTGAAGAAGG GGATTTCCATGGGCATCATTCGGACAGCCAAGAAACAG ATGAAAGTGGGGACATGGTGCTGGCTTCAAGTAGCGAGGAAAGTTCTCCTTTAAGAAAG GGCAGAACCTCTTCTCACCATAGCCACACACATGCACCAGTGGTGCTGTGA
- the TINF2 gene encoding TERF1-interacting nuclear factor 2 isoform X1, translating into MANVLMEEEEEEEEVLEDCEPCVAVRLVSAAAWHVLHKRQVYNYPRVLALLETIGEAAPDLVHFRHLAKIRLGLQAKVIMTMLQEEQPHGKIYDAIDTYFPENTPLSHPKATAEDLELVQAAQENFRDLVLGLLSDRRQQDKYVQEHLENDYGEVFSRVVEELFCDYLWQLESTLPEPNFQQLLEAACFRGPSQPPQPDSNILSSYFTAMGYQIIECPPHPSSSRQSIPLLHSDGKKEQPQAPESCKAQPSLGRSKTRQSCPPRAEEGDFHGHHSDSQETDESGDMVLASSSEESSPLRKFVKRLVDGKLIPCCPLVFEDKRWNVVMQEHFGRKK; encoded by the exons ATGGCGAATGTGttgatggaagaggaggaagaagaagaggaagtgctAGAGGACTGTGAACCCTGCGTCGCTGTGCGCTTGGTCTCGGCTGCCGCCTGGCATGTGCTCCACAAGCGCCAGGTCTACAATTACCCTCGGGTGCTGGCGCTGCTGGAAACCATTGGGGAAGCCGCCCCGGATTTGGTGCACTTCCGGCACCTGGCTAAGATCCGCCTGGGCCTGCAGGCGAAG GTGATCATGACCATGCTTCAGGAGGAGCAACCCCACGGGAAAATCTACGATGCTATAGACACCTACTTTCCAGAGAACACCCCTCTGTCCCATCCCAAAGCT ACTGCTGAAGACTTAGAGCTTGTGCAGGCAGCTCAGGAGAATTTCCGGGATCTGGTGTTGGGGTTGCTAAGCGACCGCAGGCAACAGGACAAGTATGTGCAG GAGCACCTAGAAAACGATTATGGGGAAGTCTTTTCACGTGTGGTGGAAGAGCTCTTCTGTGATTACCTGTGGCAGCTAGAAAGCACCTTGCCTGAGCCCAACTTCCAGCAG ctattgGAAGCCGCTTGTTTCCGAGGGCCCAGCCAGCCCCCTCAGCCAGATTCCAACATCCTCTCCAGCTACTTCACTGCCATGGGATACCAGATCATAG AATGTCCCCCACATCCATCATCTTCCAGACAGTCAATCCCTCTGCTCCACAGTGATGGTAAGAAGGAACAGCCTCAAGCGCCTGAGTCCTGTAAGGCCCAACCAAGCCTGGGCAGGTCCAAAACAAGGCAGAGTTGCCCCCCACGTGCTGAAGAAGG GGATTTCCATGGGCATCATTCGGACAGCCAAGAAACAG ATGAAAGTGGGGACATGGTGCTGGCTTCAAGTAGCGAGGAAAGTTCTCCTTTAAGAAAG tttGTCAAGCGGCTAGTGGATGGAAAACTCATCCCCTGCTGCCCTTTGGTCTTTGAAGACAAAAGATGGAATGTTGTAATGCAAGAacactttggaagaaaaaaatga
- the GMPR2 gene encoding GMP reductase 2 — protein MPHIDNDIKLDFKDVLLRPKRSTLKSRSEVDLMRSFTFRNSKQTYTGIPIIAANMDTVGTFEMAKVLCKFSLFTAIHKHYSLDEWKEFAAQNPDCLQHVAASSGTGSSDFELLEQILESVPQVRYICLDVANGYSEHFVQFLRDVRKRFPDHTILAGNVVTGEMVEELILSGADIIKVGIGPGSVCTTRKKTGVGYPQLSAVMECADAAHGLNGHIISDGGCSCPGDVAKAFGAGADFVMLGGMLAGHTESGGDLIEKEGKKYKLFYGMSSEVSMKKYAGGVAEYRASEGKVVEVPFKGDVEHTLRDILGGIRSTCTYVGAAKLKELSRRTTFIRVTQQANPIFGDSHQP, from the exons ATGCCGCACATTGATAACGACATCAAGTTAGACTTCAAGGATGTCCTTCTCCGGCCCAAACGGAGTACTCTCAAATCCCGCAGTGAG GTGGATCTCATGAGGTCCTTCACATTCCGCAACTCCAAGCAGACATACACAGGGATCCCCATCATTGCTGCCAACATGGACACCGTGGGCACCTTTGAGATGGCCAAAGTTCTTTGCAAG TTCTCTCTCTTTACAGCCATCCACAAACACTATAGCTTGGATGAGTGGAAGGAGTTTGCAGCTCAGAACCCAGATTGTCTCCAG CATGTGGCAGCCAGCTCAGGTACTGGTTCTTCAGACTTCGAGCTGTTGGAGCAAATCCTGGAGAGTGTACCTCAAGTGCGCTACATCTGCTTGGACGTGGCTAATGGCTACTCAGAGCATTTTGTCCAGTTCTTGAGGGATGTGCGCAAACGATTTCCCGATCACACCATCTTA GCAGGGAATGTGGTGACAGGGGAGATGGTGGAAGAGCTTATCTTGTCAGGAGCTGACATCATCAAAGTGGGAATTGGACCAG GCTCAGTTTGTACCACGCGGAAGAAGACAGGAGTGGGCTACCCCCAGCTCAGTGCGGTCATGGAGTGTGCTGATGCTGCTCATGGCCTGAATGGGCACATCATCTCG GATGGAGGCTGCAGCTGCCCAGGGGATGTGGCAAAGGCATTTG GTGCTGGTGCGGACTTTGTCATGCTGGGTGGGATGCTGGCCGGACACACGGAGTCTGGTGGAGACCTCATTGAGAAGGAAGGCAAGAAATACAAGCTCTTCTATGGCATGAGCTCGGAAGTATCTATGAAGAAGTATGCCGGGGGTGTTGCAGAGTATAG GGCATCAGAAGGGAAGGTGGTGGAAGTGCCCTTCAAGGGTGATGTGGAGCACACCTTGAGGGACATCCTGGGCGGGATCCGTTCCACCTGCACATATGTTGGGGCCGCTAAGCTGAAGGAACTCAGCCGCAGGACCACCTTCATCCGGGTCACCCAGCAAGCCAACCCTATATTTGGGGATTCACACCAGCCCTGA
- the TINF2 gene encoding TERF1-interacting nuclear factor 2 isoform X2, translated as MANVLMEEEEEEEEVLEDCEPCVAVRLVSAAAWHVLHKRQVYNYPRVLALLETIGEAAPDLVHFRHLAKIRLGLQAKVIMTMLQEEQPHGKIYDAIDTYFPENTPLSHPKATAEDLELVQAAQENFRDLVLGLLSDRRQQDKYVQEHLENDYGEVFSRVVEELFCDYLWQLESTLPEPNFQQLLEAACFRGPSQPPQPDSNILSSYFTAMGYQIIECPPHPSSSRQSIPLLHSDGKKEQPQAPESCKAQPSLGRSKTRQSCPPRAEEGDFHGHHSDSQETDESGDMVLASSSEESSPLRKGEYQCTRHNALIPTFQEHLRSRCVKCLDSNLS; from the exons ATGGCGAATGTGttgatggaagaggaggaagaagaagaggaagtgctAGAGGACTGTGAACCCTGCGTCGCTGTGCGCTTGGTCTCGGCTGCCGCCTGGCATGTGCTCCACAAGCGCCAGGTCTACAATTACCCTCGGGTGCTGGCGCTGCTGGAAACCATTGGGGAAGCCGCCCCGGATTTGGTGCACTTCCGGCACCTGGCTAAGATCCGCCTGGGCCTGCAGGCGAAG GTGATCATGACCATGCTTCAGGAGGAGCAACCCCACGGGAAAATCTACGATGCTATAGACACCTACTTTCCAGAGAACACCCCTCTGTCCCATCCCAAAGCT ACTGCTGAAGACTTAGAGCTTGTGCAGGCAGCTCAGGAGAATTTCCGGGATCTGGTGTTGGGGTTGCTAAGCGACCGCAGGCAACAGGACAAGTATGTGCAG GAGCACCTAGAAAACGATTATGGGGAAGTCTTTTCACGTGTGGTGGAAGAGCTCTTCTGTGATTACCTGTGGCAGCTAGAAAGCACCTTGCCTGAGCCCAACTTCCAGCAG ctattgGAAGCCGCTTGTTTCCGAGGGCCCAGCCAGCCCCCTCAGCCAGATTCCAACATCCTCTCCAGCTACTTCACTGCCATGGGATACCAGATCATAG AATGTCCCCCACATCCATCATCTTCCAGACAGTCAATCCCTCTGCTCCACAGTGATGGTAAGAAGGAACAGCCTCAAGCGCCTGAGTCCTGTAAGGCCCAACCAAGCCTGGGCAGGTCCAAAACAAGGCAGAGTTGCCCCCCACGTGCTGAAGAAGG GGATTTCCATGGGCATCATTCGGACAGCCAAGAAACAG ATGAAAGTGGGGACATGGTGCTGGCTTCAAGTAGCGAGGAAAGTTCTCCTTTAAGAAAG GGTGAATATCAGTGCACCCGGCACAACGCCCTTATTCCCACATTCCAGGAGCACCTTAGGAGCCG GTGTGTTAAGTGCCTGGATTCTAACCTCTCCTAA
- the TINF2 gene encoding TERF1-interacting nuclear factor 2 isoform X4: MANVLMEEEEEEEEVLEDCEPCVAVRLVSAAAWHVLHKRQVYNYPRVLALLETIGEAAPDLVHFRHLAKIRLGLQAKVIMTMLQEEQPHGKIYDAIDTYFPENTPLSHPKATAEDLELVQAAQENFRDLVLGLLSDRRQQDKYVQEHLENDYGEVFSRVVEELFCDYLWQLESTLPEPNFQQLLEAACFRGPSQPPQPDSNILSSYFTAMGYQIIECPPHPSSSRQSIPLLHSDGKKEQPQAPESCKAQPSLGRSKTRQSCPPRAEEGDFHGHHSDSQETDESGDMVLASSSEESSPLRKVC; this comes from the exons ATGGCGAATGTGttgatggaagaggaggaagaagaagaggaagtgctAGAGGACTGTGAACCCTGCGTCGCTGTGCGCTTGGTCTCGGCTGCCGCCTGGCATGTGCTCCACAAGCGCCAGGTCTACAATTACCCTCGGGTGCTGGCGCTGCTGGAAACCATTGGGGAAGCCGCCCCGGATTTGGTGCACTTCCGGCACCTGGCTAAGATCCGCCTGGGCCTGCAGGCGAAG GTGATCATGACCATGCTTCAGGAGGAGCAACCCCACGGGAAAATCTACGATGCTATAGACACCTACTTTCCAGAGAACACCCCTCTGTCCCATCCCAAAGCT ACTGCTGAAGACTTAGAGCTTGTGCAGGCAGCTCAGGAGAATTTCCGGGATCTGGTGTTGGGGTTGCTAAGCGACCGCAGGCAACAGGACAAGTATGTGCAG GAGCACCTAGAAAACGATTATGGGGAAGTCTTTTCACGTGTGGTGGAAGAGCTCTTCTGTGATTACCTGTGGCAGCTAGAAAGCACCTTGCCTGAGCCCAACTTCCAGCAG ctattgGAAGCCGCTTGTTTCCGAGGGCCCAGCCAGCCCCCTCAGCCAGATTCCAACATCCTCTCCAGCTACTTCACTGCCATGGGATACCAGATCATAG AATGTCCCCCACATCCATCATCTTCCAGACAGTCAATCCCTCTGCTCCACAGTGATGGTAAGAAGGAACAGCCTCAAGCGCCTGAGTCCTGTAAGGCCCAACCAAGCCTGGGCAGGTCCAAAACAAGGCAGAGTTGCCCCCCACGTGCTGAAGAAGG GGATTTCCATGGGCATCATTCGGACAGCCAAGAAACAG ATGAAAGTGGGGACATGGTGCTGGCTTCAAGTAGCGAGGAAAGTTCTCCTTTAAGAAAG GTGTGTTAA